A genome region from Gadus chalcogrammus isolate NIFS_2021 chromosome 5, NIFS_Gcha_1.0, whole genome shotgun sequence includes the following:
- the znf106a gene encoding zinc finger protein 106: MGRERKCILCEMVCSSKQEMDDHMRTMLHHRELEKLKGRDCGHDCTVCRVTLVSLTDYAGHISSPQHKQNVEASESAAGAGSQDRDYFDQALVDLIEKRKELIRKEEEAAAARRARDESERLRQQDFQERLREAKELFRLNIQGRQPPPLGYGARAADHPAWAHGLQGKSATWHAQNAAPGFHGCAPGEWSGGSLGSSQGYGAPPLMGYAPGSPRGRHPWLSNRGSSHGLYGRNNIPQFPPQGRPVNLGPPQGRPVNLGPPQGRPVNFGPPLGGLPKPSPPGLFPPQQVCHRSNDVTSPKSNGTNPKPDKACRWSPYPPTKAFEKDAHPPRGYPDAAVPCQHETAGGGGVGAGGGGGGVGGGPCQHKTAGSGGVFAKPAPVERDARPRQSDADAPGRKKKPTTSKKNRNRNRSSSGSRSSSSNAAHLDDHSRSSGSSSAGVKGDTPWDAKGDTTKDTQADTRGDKQRETKRDTKRDTPMDTQRATPEVTQRDTQRDTQRDAQRDTQRDTQRDTQRNTPQTTPQATQRDTQRNMPQTTPQATQRDTQRNTQRDTQRDTQRDTQRDTQRNTPQTTPQATQRDTQRATQRDTQADRQGEPAPGLAQSTCSTGKPKPPTDARKPDHRDRKSSLTPPDKPRPVRTPTRDKKPAEPEPKTGSSRGPAVGGPLQSRQEQQIPELPNKSKEAAPGRRGSAGGVPGERRKETAPPPPPLPSVAAAAAEEEVQRVSPESPEGADKENSCSRSRAAGLVRPSPSGGAVKAAAAAAAAASYPDRGEYLQSVHVSTSSTPESSTAAGVPGPREEPEQAGGGEDGSCTEAAVEMEMEVEQQQEEEEVEVSRSHQGTGSEESEAAPNGGSPAPPPAAAAPAAPAAPGLTRLGLTGPLLTKHAGSKGKPGSHEPSLHKPNLNIARRVRNVSESRRGDAEKESGLKPTVRQLISSSGSRRNVNWEQVYQEVRKKQGQGKGWPRFGIEMVSYDREEPPHEEDPDMALLEGFQWDSLLDSAHTVAPRKRSLSESSLAPGRPAPSLDLFSCHVPGDRPDGGGEEEDEEEEEEQQRGPPPQTRPPAPEEREEAEHKVFPSQGAEPASGADGGPAVGRAPEVGARRPSEGVKKGRGRVLQRAESEVEVGGLGAELLDAQAMGKKRRAAGDIPSQEIHSLKKNKRMKIKSKKERFLVDQLLTVSQKEEELSLSLQGLDNGLLQARATLQAAYMDVQRIMVQKQQVATEMGNLRNQRIELLKGMKGGFEDPASLPQVKQEHGEFDSSMAPPPSTATTVATDVATDVSIPSVHLFPPSQPTPPPASSSPQARPSTPPAPAVVKQEPLSPDWESKEIQVTLVRSCTPETPAMLTNPLPDPVKLQWSPDRGPVADQTQTPPPRGHGSPAHCQDDLPAAGGPMLDRAVQVDRESSPLDSKLHLAPLTAPRRTSDPGNHGNASVKSEESGPTPALHLPLPHPHTLPLPPPALQLPLSTEMWAKRVRKLRKRRVLNKTQGAEPAGATSDTEADEDAAAAKPRRLPPRRRSSAGSTVSTSTPPTAPEDGEPLEEEEERERVPPTREEEFDSALEMGESCADVVNLESSELEECMEVTMACQQPQVPGPGLGLGLGLGLGPAPDSSRAEFFNLACNEVSSTSDMDTSPAARPYPSAGQMPPPPTKAIKTKMSSDVSSDPGEEEAPTEGVFEGHQEAVNGLQIHKGLLYTCSGDRTVKAFDLVSHECVAVFEGHSSKVNCVLVSSMVGLAHRLYSGSSDQTVRCYSLVTGVLEQQFSLSDRVLCLHSRWKVLYAGLANGTVATFNLKTNRPMEVFECHGPRAVSCLSSAQEGARKVLLVGSYDSTVSVRDARNGLLLRTLGGHTKTVLCMKVVNDLVFSGSSDQSVHAHNIHTGELVRIYKGHSHAVTMVAILGKVMLTASLDKLVRVYELQSHDRLQVYGGHKDMVMCMTVYKSMIYTGCYDGSVQAVKLNLLQNFRCMWHGCSLVFGVREHLEQHLADAHANHCFQTLKCRWRSCDEFFCSRNGSKQGIAAHMQKHVEDLVKSDT; this comes from the exons ATGGGGAGAGAGCGGAAGTGCATTCTATGCGAGATGGTGTGCAGCTCAAAGCAG GAGATGGACGACCACATGAGGACCATGCTCCACCACCGGGAGCTGGAGAAACTGAAGGGCAG GGACTGCGGCCACGACTGCACCGTGTGCCGCGTGACGCTGGTCAGCCTGACGGACTACGCCGGACACATCTCCAGCCCCCAGCACAAGCAGAACGTGGAGGCCTCGGAGAGCGCCGCCGGAGCGGGGAGCCAGGACCGGGACTACTTCGACCAGGCCCTGGTGGACCTCATCGAGAAGAGGAAGGAGCTGATCCG gaaggaggaggaggcggctgcGGCGCGACGGGCGCGCGATGAGTCGGAGCGACTCCGCCAGCAGGACTTCCAGGAGCGTCTCCGGGAGGCCAAGGAGCTCTTCAGGCTCAACATCCAGGGCAGGCAGCCCCCCCCGCTGGGCTACGGGGCCCGCGCCGCAGACCACCCGGCCTGGGCCCACGGCCTGCAGGGGAAGAGCGCCACCTGGCACGCCCAGAACGCGGCCCCCGGCTTCCACGGCTGCGCGCCGGGGGAGTGGTCCGGCGGCAGCCTGGGCAGCTCCCAGGGGTACGGGGCCCCCCCGCTGATGGGGTACGCCCCCGGGTCCCCGAGGGGCCGGCACCCCTGGCTGAGCAACCGAGGCAGCAGCCACGGGCTGTACGGCCGGAACAACATCCCCCAGTTCCCCCCGCAGGGCCGGCCCGTCAACCTGGGGCCCCCGCAGGGCCGGCCCGTCAACCTGGGCCCCCCGCAGGGCCGGCCCGTCAACTTTGGCCCCCCCCTGGGCGGCCTCCCCAAGCCCTCCCCGCCGGGGCTGTTCCCCCCCCAACAGGTCTGCCACCGCAGCAACGATGTCACAAGCCCCAAGTCCAACGGGACGAACCCCAAGCCGGACAAGGCCTGCCGCTGGTCGCCGTACCCCCCCACCAAGGCCTTTGAGAAGGACGCGCACCCGCCCAGGGGGTACCCGGACGCGGCTGTCCCGTGCCAGCACGAGACGGCCGGTGGCGGTGGCGTtggcgccggcggcggcggcggtggcgttgGCGGCGGCCCGTGTCAGCACAAGACGGCCGGCAGCGGCGGCGTATTCGCCAAGCCGGCCCCGGTGGAGCGCGACGCCAGGCCCCGGCAGTCGGACGCCGACGCCCCCGGCAGGAAGAAGAAGCCGACCACGAGCAAGAAGAACCGGAACCGCAACCGGAGCAGCAGcgggagcaggagcagcagcagcaacgccGCCCATCTGGACGACCACAGCaggagcagcggcagcagcagcgccgGCGTGAAGGGAGACACACCGTGGGACGCGAAGGGAGACACGACCAAAGACACGCAGGCCGACACGCGGGGAGACAAACAGCGGGAAACAAAGCGAGACACAAAGCGAGACACGCCGATGGACACACAGCGAGCGACACCAGAAGTCACGCAGCGAGACACGCAGCGAGACACGCAGCGAGACGCGCAGCGAGACACGCAGCGAGACACGCAGCGAGACACGCAGCGAAACACGCCTCAAACCACACCGCAAGCCACGCAGAGGGACACGCAGCGAAACATGCCTCAAACCACACCGCAAGCCACGCAGAGGGACACGCAGCGAAATACGCAGCGAGACACGCAGCGAGACACGCAGCGAGACACGCAGCGAGACACGCAGCGAAACACGCCTCAAACCACACCGCAAGCCACGCAGAGGGACACGCAGCGAGCCACGCAGAGAGAcacgcaggcagacaggcagggagagcCGGCTCCGGGCCTTGCCCAGAGCACCTGCTCCACTGGAAAGCCCAAACCGCCGACCGACGCCAGGAAGCCCGACCACAGAGACAGGAAGTCCTCCCTGACCCCTCCCGACAAGCCGAGGCCCGTCCGGACCCCCACGCGGGACAAGAAGCCCGCCGAGCCGGAGCCCAAGACGGGCTCCTCCAGGGGCCCCGCCGTGGGGGGGCCCCTGCAGTCCAGACAGGAGCAGCAGATCCCAGAGCTCCCCAACAAATCCAAAGAGGCGGCgccggggaggaggggctcggcGGGGGGGGTCCCCGgcgagaggaggaaggagacggccccccctcccccgccgctgccgtcggtggcggcggcggcggcggaggaggaggtgcagcggGTCTCCCCGGAGAGCCCGGAGGGGGCCGACAAGGAGAACAGCTGCAGTCGGAGCCGCGCTGCGGGGCTGGTGAGACCCTCCCCTAGTGGGGGGGCCGtgaaggcggcggcggcggcggcggcggcggcgtcctacCCGGACCGTGGGGAGTACCTCCAGTCGGTGCACgtcagcacctcctccaccccggaGAGCTCCACCGCCGCCGGCGTCCCCGGCCCCCGGGAGGAGCCGGAGCaggcggggggcggggaggaCGGGAGCTGCACGGAGGCAGccgtggagatggagatggaggtggagcagcagcaggaggaggaggaggtggaggtgtcgAGGAGTCACCAGGGCACCGGCTCCGAGGAGAGCGAGGCGGCGCCGAACGGcggcagccccgccccccctccggccgccgccgcccccgccgcccccgccgcccccggcctGACCCGCCTGGGGCTGACCGGCCCGCTCCTCACCAAGCACGCCGGCTCCAAGGGGAAGCCGGGGAGCCACGAGCCCAGCCTGCACAAGCCCAACCTGAACATCGCCCGGCGCGTGCGCAACGTGAGCGAGTCGCGGAGGGGCGACGCGGAGAAGGAGTCGGGGCTCAAGCCCACCGTCCGCCAGCTCATCAGCTCCTCGGGGTCCCGCCGCAACGTCAACTGGGAGCAGGTGTACCAGGAGGTGCGGAAGAAGCAGGGCCAGGGCAAGGGCTGGCCCAG GTTCGGCATCGAGATGGTGTCTTACGACCGCGAGGAGCCCCCCCACGAGGAGGACCCCGACATGGCCCTGCTGGAGGGCTTCCAGTGGGACTCCCTGCTGGACTCCGCCCACACAGTCGCCCCGCGCAAGCGCAGCCTATCAGAGAGCAGCCTGGCCCCCGgacgccccgccccctccctcgacCTGTTCTCCTGCCACGTCCCCGGGGACCGgccggatggggggggggaggaggaggatgaggaggaggaggaggagcagcagaggggCCCGCCCCCTCagacccgcccccccgccccggagGAGCGGGAAGAGGCGGAGCACAAGGTGTTCCCCAgccagggggcggagccggcGAGCGGGGCCGACGGGGGGCCTGCTGTGGGGAGGGCCCCTGAAGTGGGGGCCCGGAGGCCCTCGGAGGGGGTCAAGAAGGGCCGGGGGAGGGTCCTCCAGAGGGCGGAGTCGGAGGTGGAGGTCGGCGGCCTGGGGGCGGAGCTTCTGGACGCCCAGGCCatggggaagaagaggagagcggCCGGG GATATTCCAAGCCAAGAGATCCACAGTTTGAAGAAGAACAAAAGGATGAAGATCAAATCCAAGAAGG AGCGCTTCCtggtggaccagctgctgaccGTGtcccagaaggaggaggagctcagccTGTcgctgcagggcctggacaacgGCCTCCTCCAGGCCCGCGCCACCCTGCAGGCCGCCTACATGGATGTGCAGCGCATCATGGTGCAGAAGCAGCAG GTGGCGACAGAGATGGGTAACCTGAGGAACCAACGCATCGAGCTCCTGAAGGGCATGAAAG GGGGCTTCGAAGACCCAGCGTCCCTGCCCCAGGTGAAGCAGGAGCATGGGGAGTTTGACTCCTCTATGgcgcccccaccctccaccgcTACCACCGTGGCTACCGACGTGGCTACCGACGTTAGCATCCCCAGTGTCCACCTCTTCCCGCCCAGCCAGCCGACCCCGccgcccgcctcctcctcgccccaGGCCCGCCCCAGCACGCCCCCAGCCCCTGCCGTGGTGAAGCAGGAGCCCTTGTCCCCGGACTGGGAGTCCAAAGAGATCCAGGTCACCCTCGTCCGAAGCTGCACGCCAGAGACACCGGCTATGCTAACCAACCCCCTCCCAG aCCCAGTGAAGCTCCAGTGGTCTCCTGACCGGGGTCCCGTTGCCGACCAGACCCAAACCCCGCCCCCTAGGGGCCACGGCTCCCCCGCCCACTGCCAGGACGACCTCCCCGCCGCCGGGGGCCCCATGCTGGACCGCGCCGTCCAGGTCGACCGGGAGAGCTCCCCGCTGGACAGCAAGCTCCACCTGGCCCCCCTCACGGCCCCCCGACGGACCTCGGACCCCGGGAACCACGGCAACGCCTCCGTCAAGTCCGAGGAGAGCGGCCCGACCCCCGCGctacacctccccctcccccacccccacaccctacccctccccccacccgcccTGCAGCTGCCGCTGTCCACGGAGATGTGGGCGAAGCGCGTCAGGAAGCTGAGGAAGAGGCGGGTCCTGAACAAGACGCAGGGGGCGGAGCCGGCGGGCGCCACCAGCGACACGGAGGCGGAcgaggacgccgccgccgccaagcCCAGGAGGCTTCCCCCGCGGCGGAGATCCAGCGCCGGGTCCACGGTCAGCACCTCCACGCCCCCCACCGCCCCGGAGGACGGGGagcccctggaggaggaggaggagagggagagggtgccccccaccagggaggaggagtttGACTCGGCCCTGGAGATGGGGGAGTCGTGCGCCGACGTGGTGAACCTCGAGTCGTCGGAGCTGGAGGAGTGCATGGAGGTGACCATGGCCTGCCAGCAGCCCCAGGTCCCGGGTCCAGGTCTGGGTCTGGGACTTGGGCTGGGTTTAGGGCCGGCTCCGGACTCGTCCAGGGCGGAGTTCTTCAACCTGGCCTGCAACGAGGTCAGCTCGACCAGCGACATGGACACGTCCCCCGCGGCCCGGCCGTACCCCAG CGCTGGCCAgatgccccctccccccaccaaggCAATCAAGACCAAGATGTCCTCAG ACGTGTCGTCGGACCCcggcgaggaggaggccccTACAGAGGGGGTGTTCGAGGGCCACCAGGAGGCGGTCAACGGGCTGCAGATCCACAAGGGCCTGCTGTACACGTGCTCCGGGGACCGCACCGTCAAGGCCTTCGACCTGGTG AGCCATGAGTGTGTGGCGGTGTTTGAGGGCCACAGCTCCAAGGTGAACTGTGTGCTGGTGTCCTCCATGGTGGGGCTCGCCCACCGCCTCTACTCGGGCTCCAGTGACCAGACCGTCCGCTGCTACAGCCTCGTG ACGGGGGTCCTGGAGCAGCAGTTCTCTCTTTCCGACCGCGTCCTCTGTCTGCACAGCCGCTGGAAGGTTCTGTACGCCGGCCTGGCCAACGGGACGGTGGCCACCTTCAACCTCAAG ACCAACCGGCCCATGGAGGTGTTTGAGTGCCACGGGCCCCGGGCCGTCAGCTGTCTGTCCTCGGCCCAGGAGGGGGCCCGCAAGGTGCTGCTGGTGGGCTCCTACGACAGCACGGTCAGCGTGCGCGACGCCCGCAACGGCCTGCTGCTGCGCACCCTGGGGGGACACACCAAGACGGTGCTCTGCATGAAG GTGGTGAATGACCTGGTGTTCAGCGGCTCCAGCGATCAGTCCGTGCACGCGCACAATATCCAT ACTGGGGAGCTGGTGAGGATCTATAAAGGGCACAGCCATGCGGTGACGATGGTGGCCATCCTGGGGAAGGTGATGCTGACGGCCAGCCTGGACAAACTAGTCAGGGTCTACGAGCTGCAG tcACATGATCGCCTGCAGGTCTATGGAGGACACAAGGACATGGTGATGTGTATGACCGTTTACAAGAGCatg ATCTACACAGGGTGCTATGACGGCAGTGTTCAGGCCGTCAAACTGAACCTCCTGCAGAACTTCCGCTGCATG TGGCACGGCTGCTCTCTGGTCTTCGGCGTGCGGGAGCACCTGGAGCAGCACCTGGCCGACGCCCACGCCAACCACTGCTTCCAGACCCTCAAGTGCCGCTGGAGGAGCTGCGACGAGTTCTTCTGCTCGCGCAACGGCTCCAAACAG GGAATTGCggcacacatgcagaaacacgTCGAGGACTTGGTCAAGTCCGACACATGA
- the pacc1 gene encoding proton-activated chloride channel isoform X3 produces MIRSDDSQSYEELNGDGSDKHPDFHQSIFDDPDVEEPNGRSVAPDEDLPESGPSLRFSKACLKSVFTVFLIFVYLLLTTVAVFLAYQTITDFLEKLNHPVMSVIYKEVDFFPPPGIALYPGKAQLLSCKHYNHNYIPPLVAPGTPEVGDCTMEQVSYVGPFTNQTQKQALVVQGPSDVRNKEVIFMQFSLTDAEEDFSAITYMLFAKFGDLALSPDKPAFMMDCEKNYSMWTFSGGFRTWVKMSLVMTSGKKDDAVEFRQESGVVKYNDRRTNITDELFFVVFEWRDPFIQEIKLIVTANPWNSVAILCGVFMALFKAANFAKLSVSWMIRMRKRHLRNRARELNSVT; encoded by the exons AGCATCCCGATTTCCACCAAAGCATCTTTGATGACCCTGACGTCGAGGAACCCAATGGCAGAAGCGTGGCACCGG acgAGGACCTCCCGGAGAGTGGCCCGTCCCTGCGGTTCAGCAAGGCGTGCCTGAAGAGCGTGTTCACGGTGTTCCTGATCTTCGTCTACCTGCTGCTGACCACGGTGGCCGTGTTCCTGGCCTACCAGACCATCACCGACTTCCTGGAGAAGCTCAACCACCCCGTCATGTCCGTCATCTACAAGGAGGTGGACTTCTTTCCCCCCCCTG GCATCGCTCTGTACCCGGGTAAAGCCCAGCTGCTGAGCTGCAAACACTACAACCACAACTACATCCCCCCGCTAGTGGCTCCAGGAACCCCGGAGGTGGGGGACTGCACCATGGAGCAGGTGTCCTACGTGGGCCCCTTCACCAATCAAACCCAG AAGCAAGCGCTGGTGGTGCAGGGGCCGTCGGACGTTCGAAACAAAGAGGTGATCTTCATGCAGTTCAGCCTGACGGACGCCGAGGAGGACTTCAGCGCCATCACCTACATGCTGTTCGCCAAGTTCGGGGACCTGGCTCTGAG CCCGGATAAGCCGGCCTTCATGATGGACTGTGAGAAGAACTACTCTATGTGGACCTTCTCGGGGGGGTTCCGCACCTGGGTGAAGATGTCTCTGGTGATGACCTCGGGGAAGAAGGACGACGCGGTGGAGTTCCGCCAGGAG TCGGGGGTGGTAAAGTACAACGACCGGCGCACCAACATCACCGACGAGCTCTTCTTCGTGGTGTTCGAGTGGCGGGACCCCTTCATTCAGGAGATCAAACTG ATCGTGACGGCCAACCCGTGGAACTCGGTGGCCATCTTGTGCGGCGTGTTCATGGCGCTGTTCAAGGCGGCTAACTTTGCCAAGCTGAGCGTCTCTTGGATGATCCGCATGAGGAAGAGGCACCTGAGGAACCGGGCCCGGGAGCTCAACAGTGTGACCTGA